One Schistocerca nitens isolate TAMUIC-IGC-003100 chromosome 1, iqSchNite1.1, whole genome shotgun sequence DNA segment encodes these proteins:
- the LOC126241918 gene encoding uncharacterized protein LOC126241918 isoform X1, with product MAATRVTLKCKGGQDCSRSWNPVQRIRRGDARPAMTLESPVAPSPSPSRDAETPSNKGLLNGPGQNNCFLNSAVQVLWHLDIFRRSFRELSGHACMAESCIFCALKELFAQLQFSQESALPPDALRRALAESFFDQQRFQLGFMDDAAECFENILLRIHFHIASGEAEDMCNARHCIPHQKFAMTLVEQSVCGACGATSEPLPFTQMVHYVSASALTAQARQTSATALHPDLFGQLLRKAGGMGDIRDCPSACGAKIQICRTLMNRPEIVSVGIVWDSERPTLEHIMDVFATVGTTLRLSDVFHSVVDHRWAASTVHCLVGVVTYYGKHYSTFFFHTKLRVWIYFDDATVREIGPRWEQVVERCRRGRYQPLLLLYAVQSGTPVLTDSAPKTVTPVPVATSKCGAAVVSSHPLQGPLLSSAPNQNPVMRRSITPSPEKTSASVSGTTATPRRAITPSPEGPLHHYNTQHHNGHPHVVNKPYCEYQNLSDIQDAIFGAEKHQEADEVDCVANRMEPSYISRKAVENVLTFQQQKKQQMVLQRCNSGGSYNGTPVGSPDGINIPEHLNVPRRRDSGNWSGDRNSASSSSSTSMENPYLYIVGKMQPRVQGGVPRSPTGIKPGELSSSSSGPYDAGYDSYSLSSTDSLPLQQGLKYNLQLAQIPEANCERLCAEADQLMERSRAAEESGDIQAALGLCHAATGRARAAMDAPYNNTQTMTLARMKHNTCVMRLRSLHRRLLLQSHPPQEDTTVEVRHNREGSSSSTRGPGNKASSAQHTRQNSRDKTSAAQHSRQNSRELLSSTAEKNIEIYATLPKKKAGGTSRSGGSGKTRDSTNVVEDEEYMLHNRTGRERGIIRSVKKKDDDMKTREKRARSEERNKNGKDYSLASNSLITSSTKETTNKKDKAKNSDENSKKTPTPEAKQGKKQHKIRRKLLMGGLILRRKNRSMPDLREGQEGAENDSRGGVATEQKGILSNVKASQDDSSVGLKGSEKSSTLCGYLSEGHLEYTGGGNPNLERSRLMRKSFHGSAGKVLHAAKVPPPPPLRTTSQLTAKIAPELCQPGAFERQHYPVPHEASLQSNGKNSNNLPQAYCQMPLTGQDGVKMSPQNNRSPYNYNFDPQSLSYIQAFNANATNAVEDQLPQMINNEAVTYANGGALYGMAQFSNNNKVVTQAEVHNEQNSMSPTNENVASFNQAQQNSSSKNNAESSVLAEDGSTGQNLPLPPYPSPVSSVAHSRQASEDFPPPPPPLEIELTTEAINKLSVSAEEVSGSPKQQNQMMQPQHTQQSYHQVQIQNHIQLQNQQQQYSVMQQQQNQQLHQHLQHLHMQQTQQLHSTPQFQQQQKHHIHQQQQLQQQQQLQQQQLLQQQQQQQQLQHQQQLQHHQQQQLQQQQLQNLHHQQQLQHPQIQHHHQQQQYQHHLQYQQQQMQYQQQQQQQQQLQYQQHQQQQIQYQQKQHHIQYQQQQQLLQHQQLQGQQPQHPTYQQQLQQQKQQLHYQQQQSHGQQQPELQEHQVQQPKQDTQQQEQSPSSLLIQLQQKRQEILAKEARDTEPESSAPAKSGEEWLRELQAKQAERKLKKLKSQTDNSASRVVQDSSISNCTDMSDKKVSSVKDLASRFESIRTQTPCKSVSENRVTESTINTVNQDGDRVPAVTHEHVSPGVQVSANTNSGVHQNTSVDNTNSFLSSCPPNLRENRSDSAFDTGILSVKKRNSSVPGGLESVSALKTHENSAGLDVSVSFAELKSDGLNSSFDTKESRRKSGKKKNVTFCDQVILVATAEDEEEDSYIPNPILERVLRSAFHKPDAHVAQHDVQIEVRSLQGTDSQQESNAHMKAMEVTSQPSNMAQINAYTDNRNAQPYGQPWMQDPKLAGSPSFQDSQRLPAQPTEYSSDQNRGKLLHHQSTDVIRGHPSQLANHQYPPQYPQTFQQQRTVSLSQPHTKYPIPEMSSNALYNDSANFMDHQYQMQAGLPQQGNAIGHNAFPNKDNVSNIANKQRYSGVSNPVIQKQPYDSVHPSYQQMSTSQLPGGHTKTLQYVTKAQAAPVDQARTSVVRATPCNLCRKKVVVPPAIYCADCDFYMSRFRPRS from the exons GAACTCTTTGCACAACTGCAGTTCAGCCAAGAGAGCGCACTTCCTCCAGATGCATTGCGGCGAGCTTTAGCAGAATCGTTCTTCGACCAGCAGCGCTTTCAGCTGGGGTTTATGGATGATGCTGCCGAATGTTTC GAAAATATCCTGCTGCGCATTCACTTTCACATTGCAAGTGGTGAAGCAGAGGATATGTGCAATGCTCGCCACTGTATACCTCACCAGAAATTTGCTATGACACTCGTGGAGCAGAGTGTTTGCGGGGCATGTGGTGCAACATCTGAGCCCCTTCCATTCACACAG ATGGTGCATTACGTCTCAGCATCTGCACTCACTGCCCAGGCTCGTCAGACGTCTGCAACAGCTCTGCATCCTGACCTCTTCGGACAGCTACTCAGGAAGGCAGGCGGAATGGGAGATATTCGAGACTGTCCG AGTGCTTGTGGTGCAAAGATCCAGATATGCCGCACACTGATGAATCGTCCAGAGATAGTATCTGTGGGAATTGTGTGGGATTCTGAACGACCCACACTCGAGCATATAATGGACGTATTTGCTACCGTGGGAACAACACTCCGATTGTCAGATGTTTTCCACAGTGTAGTGGATCATCGGTGGGCAGCATCTACAGTGCACTGCCTTGTCGGCGTAGTTACTTACTACGGCAAGCACTATTCCACATTTTTCTTTCACACAAAGTTACGTGTTTGGATCTACTTCGACGATGCCACTGTTAGAGAAATTGGCCCACGATGGGAGCAAGTTGTGGAAAGGTGCCGCCGAGGGCGGTACCAGCCCCTGCTGTTGCTGTATGCGGTTCAGAGTGGAACTCCTGTCCTGACCGACAGTGCTCCCAAAACAGTGACTCCTGTACCAGTGGCCACATCAAAATGTGGGGCAGCAGTTGTTTCTTCGCATCCCCTACAGGGCCCTCTCCTCTCATCTGCACCTAATCAAAACCCAGTAATGCGTAGGTCCATTACACCTAGTCCGGAAAAGACGTCGGCCTCGGTAAGTGGAACTACCGCCACACCTCGCAGAGCGATAACACCTAGCCCGGAAGGGCCGCTGCACCATTATAACACACAGCATCACAATGGACATCCACATGTTGTTAACAAACCCTACTGTGAGTATCAGAACCTCAGTGACATTCAGGATGCCATATTCGGTGCTGAAAAACACCAAGAGGCAGACGAAGTAGACTGCGTTGCAAACAGAATGGAACCCAGCTACATAAGTCGCAAGGCGGTAGAAAATGTGTTGACTTTTCAACAGCAGAAGAAACAGCAGATGGTTCTGCAAAGATGCAACAGTGGTGGCAGTTACAATGGAACACCTGTTGGAAGCCCAGATGGAATAAACATTCCAGAGCATCTGAATGTCCCAAGGAGGAGAGACTCCGGCAACTGGAGTGGTGACAGGAACAGTGCTTCATCGTCATCCTCCACGTCAATGGAGAATCCGTACCTCTATATTGTTGGCAAGATGCAACCGAGAGTGCAGGGAGGAGTACCACGAAGCCCAACTGGCATTAAACCTGGAGAACTGTCAAGTTCAAGCAGTGGACCATATGATGCTGGATATGATTCTTACTCACTGTCTTCCACCGACAGCTTACCTCTTCAGCAAGGGCTGAAATACAATCTGCAG ttggCACAAATACCAGAAGCAAACTGTGAACGACTCTGTGCTGAAGCAGATCAACTTATGGAACGCTCGAGAGCTGCTGAGGAATCAGGTGACATTCAGGCAGCACTGGGACTGTGCCATGCAGCAACAGGGAGAGCACGTGCTGCCATGGATGCTCCCTATAACAATACTCAGACAATGACCCTGGCTCGCATGAAGCACAATACATGTGTAATGCGACTTCGTTCATTGCATCGACGACTGTTATTGCAGAGCCACCCTCCGCAGGAAG ATACCACTGTCGAAGTGCGACACAACCGTGAAGGGAGCAGCTCGAGTACACGAGGGCCGGGGAATAAAGCAAGCAGTGCTCAGCACACGAGGCAAAATTCTCGTGACAAGACGTCAGCAGCACAGCATTCTCGTCAGAACAGCAGGGAACTCTTGTCCAGCACAGCTGAGAAGAATATTGAAATTTATGCCACTCTTCCAAAGAAAAAGGCAGGAGGTACATCACGTAGTGGTGGAAGTGGGAAAACACGAGACAGTACAAATGTTGTGGAAGATGAAGAATATATGTTACATAACAGAACAGGCAGAGAAAGAGGTATAATTAGATCTGTGAAGAAGAAAGACGATGATATGAAAACTCGTGAAAAAAGGGCCAGAAGTGAAGAAAGGAACAAAAACGGCAAGGATTATTCCTTAGCGAGTAACTCCTTAATAACTAGTTCAACAAAGGAAACCACCAACAAGAAGGACAAAGCAAAGAACAGTGATGAAAACAGTAAGAAAACTCCTACACCTGaagcaaaacaagggaaaaaacaacataaaattcgCCGTAAATTACTAATGGGTGGTCTCATACTGCGTCGTAAAAATCGATCGATGCCAGATTTGAGGGAAGGCCAGGAAGGTGCAGAAAATGACTCAAGGGGTGGTGTGGCCACAGAACAGAAAGGCATTCTAAGTAATGTTAAAGCTTCTCAAGATGACAGCAGTGTGGGTCTCAAAGGATCAGAAAAATCAAGTACACTGTGTGGCTATTTGTCTGAAGGACATTTGGAATACACAGGTGGTGGCAATCCGAACCTAGAACGAAGCCGTCTTATGAGGAAGAGCTTTCATGGCAGTGCAGGCAAAGTACTTCATGCTGCGAAAGTTCCTCCACCCCCACCACTTCGAACAACTTCCCAGCTGACTGCCAAGATTGCACCTGAATTATGTCAGCCCGGAGCTTTCGAAAGGCAACACTATCCAGTACCCCATGAAGCAAGTTTACAGTCAAATGGGAAGAATTCAAATAATCTTCCACAAGCATATTGTCAAATGCCTCTTACAGGACAGGATGGCGTGAAAATGAGTCCGCAAAATAATCGAAGTCCTTACAATTATAATTTTGATCCGCAGTCTTTGTCTTATATTCAGGCATTTAATGCTAATGCAACTAATGCAGTAGAAGATCAGCTACCTCAAATGATCAACAATGAGGCTGTAACATATGCAAATGGAGGTGCGCTTTATGGTATGGCACAGTTTTCGAACAATAACAAGGTGGTGACCCAAGCAGAAGTACATAATGAACAGAATAGTATGTCTCcaacaaatgaaaatgttgctTCATTCAATCAGGCTCAACAGAATTCCTCTTCAAAGAACAATGCAGAAAGCTCTGTTCTTGCTGAAGATGGAAGCACAGGTCAGAACTTGCCACTTCCGCCATACCCAAGTCCTGTAAGCTCTGTTGCTCACTCCAGGCAAGCCAGTGAAGATTTCCCACCTCCACCCccacctttagaaattgaattAACAACTGAAGCAATAAACAAACTTTCAGTCTCTGCTGAGGAAGTGAGTGGCTCTCCTAAACAGCAAAATCAGATGATGCAGCCACAGCACACTCAACAGTCATATCATCAGGTTCAAATACAAAACCATATTCAACTTCAGAATCAGCAGCAACAGTATTCAGTGATGCAGCAACAGCAGAATCAGCAACTCCACCAACACTTGCAGCATTTGCATATGCAACAAACACAACAGTTGCATTCTACTCCACAGTTCCAACAACAGCAGAAGCACCATATTCATCAGCAGCAGcaactccagcagcagcagcagttacaacaacagcaacttctgcaacagcaacaacagcagcagcagttacaGCATCAGCAGCAATTACAGCACCACCAACAGCAGCAGCTCCAACAACAGCAACTCCAGAACCTCCATCATCAACAGCAATTACAACATCCACAGATTCAACATCATCACCAGCAGCAGCAATATCAGCATCACCTCcaatatcaacaacaacaaatgcagtatcaacagcagcagcagcagcaacaacaactgcaGTACCAGCAGCACCAGCAACAGCAGATACAGTATCAGCAAaagcagcatcatattcagtatcaacaacagcaacaactcctGCAGCATCAACAACTACAAGGTCAGCAGCCTCAACATCCAACATATCAACAGCAACTTCAGCAGCAAAAGCAGCAGCTTCACTACCAACAACAGCAGTCTCATGGTCAACAGCAGCCTGAGTTACAAGAACACCAAGTTCAGCAACCAAAGCAAGATACTCAGCAACAGGAACAGAGTCCAAGTAGTCTACTTATTCAGCTTCAGCAAAAAAGGCAGGAGATTCTAGCTAAAGAGGCTAGGGACACTGAGCCAGAAAGTTCTGCCCCTGCTAAGTCAGGTGAAGAGTGGCTGAGAGAGTTGCAAGCCAAACAAGCAGAAAGAAAGCTTAAGAAATTAAAAAGTCAAACTGACAATTCAGCAAGTAGAGTGGTGCAGGACAGCAGTATCTCTAATTGCACCGATATGAGTGATAAAAAAGTTTCGTCCGTAAAAGATTTGGCTTCTAGATTTGAGAGTATTCGAACACAAACACCGTGCAAAAGTGTTTCAGAAAACAGAGTTACAGAAAGTACCATTAATACAGTAAATCAAGATGGAGACAGAGTACCTGCTGTGACACATGAGCATGTGTCTCCTGGTGTTCAGGTGTCAGCTAATACTAACAGTGGTGTACATCAGAATACATCTGTAGATAATACTAATAGTTTTCTATCGTCTTGTCCACCAAACTTACGAGAAAACAGATCTGACAGTGCTTTTGACACAGGCATCCTTTCGGTCAAAAAAAGGAACAGCAGTGTTCCTGGAGGATTGGAAAGTGtttctgcattaaaaacacatgaaaattCTGCAGGATTGGATGTAAGTGTTTCTTTTGCGGAACTTAAATCGGACGGTCTTAACAGCAGTTTTGACACAAAAGAAAGTAGAAGAAAAAGTGGAAAGAAAAAGAATGTGACTTTCTGTGATCAGGTTATTTTGGTGGCAACTGCTGAAGATGAAGAAGAGGACAGTTACATTCCCAATCCAATATTAGAGAGAGTTCTTCGCTCAGCTTTCCACAAACCTGATGCACATGTCGCACAACATGATGTACAGATAGAAGTAAGAAGCCTCCAGGGGACGGACAGTCAGCAGGAAAGTAATGCGCATATGAAAGCAATGGAAGTGACATCACAGCCAAGTAACATGGCCCAAATAAATGCATACACTGATAACAGGAATGCACAACCTTACGGTCAGCCATGGATGCAAGACCCAAAGCTAGCTGGTAGTCCATCATTTCAGGACTCTCAAAGGCTACCAGCACAGCCAACTGAATATTCTTCAGATCAGAATAGaggtaaattactgcatcatcaGTCTACAGATGTCATTAGAGGTCATCCCTCACAGTTAGCAAATCATCAGTATCCACCCCAATACCCACAAACATTTCAACAGCAAAGGACTGTTTCATTATCTCAACCTCATACAAAATATCCCATACCAGAAATGAGTTCAAATGCATTGTACAATGACAGTGCAAATTTCATGGATCATCAGTATCAGATGCAGGCAGGGCTACCCCAACAGGGAAATGCAATTGGTCACAATGCATTTCCAAATAAGGACAATGTCAGCAACATTGCCAACAAACAACGGTATTCTGGTGTCAGCAATCCTGTGATTCAAAAACAACCTTATGACTCTGTGCATCCCTCATATCAGCAGATGTCAACTTCACAATTGCCAGGAGGACACACAAAGACATTGCAGTATGTCACAAAAGCACAAGCTGCACCAGTGGATCAAGCACGGACTTCTGTGGTCAGAGCCACGCCCTGCAATTTGTGTCGTAAAAAAGTTGTAGTTCCTCCAGCAATTTATTGTGCAGACTGTGATTTCTATATGTCGAGGTTCCGTCCAAGAAGCTGA